Proteins from a genomic interval of Bacteroidota bacterium:
- a CDS encoding S9 family peptidase, which yields MKRIILLFATFCFLMISNFSNAQQLELPRILKWLDDENYLELKTEAKVSKVYKVNAKSGKSVLFEDLSYEDVVKKNLPEGFTLDRAAITTEDYKSVALIKDNNLYYYSRIKNKFKALTDNPSAEVTPEFSPDENRIAFTRDHDLYYIDIESGLEHRLTNDATDVIYNGYSSWVYMEEILGRATAHQAFWWSPDSKKIAFLRFDDTKVPMFPLYRADGIHGELELTRYPKVGDPNPEVKLGVIDLETKKLTWFDCNCDEDKYIAFPVWTNDSKKFFYQTHNREQNNLKIYLVDLASGEKKEIYNEKQEKYIEFYTDLYSLKDGTGFIVRSDKSGWNNLYHYTLEGKLVHQITNVNWRVNGIDNVDEKKGVVYFMGTGEKSIENHLFSVNMDGSKLTQLTKEAGTHRAMISPNNQYFIDTYSNISTPTRRELFKADGKFVRFLGADKGADPAKGEIAKVEIFTIPNPDGFDMPAWWVLPEGFDPAKKYGVVFQIYGGPDSKNVNNRYTNPQENYLTENGIIRFAVDHRGSGHFGKKGLNEFYGHLGSIDIQDYIVAVKWLIAQGFVDETKIGITGGSYGGYMTAIALTKGSDYFTHGFGSSAVIDWRLYDNVYTERYMGTLEKNKDLYEAGNVNNFADRLKGKLFMIHGTMDDNVHMQNIIQFVDTLTELKKDFQFMLYPNGRHGWGGNKRVHSTNLQKQFWLDNLTPDK from the coding sequence ATGAAACGAATTATTTTATTGTTCGCCACCTTTTGCTTTTTAATGATCTCGAATTTTTCAAATGCCCAGCAGCTTGAACTGCCCAGGATTTTAAAATGGCTGGATGACGAAAATTATCTGGAATTAAAAACGGAAGCCAAGGTTTCCAAAGTGTATAAAGTAAATGCTAAATCCGGCAAATCTGTGTTATTTGAAGATCTGAGTTATGAAGATGTTGTTAAAAAGAATCTTCCTGAAGGCTTTACTTTGGATCGCGCTGCGATAACTACCGAAGACTATAAAAGTGTTGCATTGATTAAGGATAATAATCTTTATTATTATTCCCGGATTAAAAATAAGTTTAAAGCACTAACCGACAATCCATCAGCAGAGGTAACCCCAGAGTTTTCTCCTGATGAAAACAGAATTGCTTTTACCCGCGATCATGATCTATATTATATAGATATTGAATCAGGGCTTGAACATCGACTTACCAATGATGCAACCGATGTAATTTATAATGGGTATTCATCATGGGTTTATATGGAAGAAATTTTGGGAAGAGCTACCGCACATCAGGCATTTTGGTGGTCGCCCGACAGCAAAAAAATTGCATTTCTTAGATTCGATGACACTAAAGTTCCAATGTTTCCGCTTTATCGTGCAGATGGAATTCATGGCGAACTTGAACTTACACGTTATCCAAAAGTGGGTGATCCAAATCCGGAAGTAAAATTAGGAGTTATTGATCTGGAAACTAAAAAACTTACCTGGTTCGATTGTAATTGCGATGAAGATAAATACATTGCATTTCCTGTCTGGACCAATGATTCAAAGAAATTCTTTTATCAAACCCATAACCGCGAGCAGAACAATTTGAAAATTTATCTTGTAGATCTGGCTAGTGGCGAAAAGAAAGAAATCTACAACGAAAAACAAGAAAAATATATCGAGTTTTATACCGATTTGTATTCTTTAAAAGATGGAACAGGTTTTATTGTAAGAAGTGATAAAAGTGGATGGAATAATTTATATCATTACACTTTAGAAGGGAAACTCGTTCATCAAATTACGAATGTAAATTGGAGGGTAAATGGTATTGATAATGTAGATGAGAAAAAGGGCGTAGTTTATTTTATGGGAACAGGCGAAAAATCAATTGAGAATCATCTTTTTAGTGTAAATATGGATGGGAGCAAATTAACGCAACTGACCAAAGAAGCTGGAACACACCGTGCCATGATTTCGCCAAACAATCAATATTTTATCGATACCTATAGCAATATTAGCACTCCCACCCGAAGAGAATTATTCAAAGCCGATGGTAAATTTGTGCGCTTTCTTGGAGCCGATAAAGGTGCTGATCCTGCCAAAGGAGAAATAGCTAAAGTTGAAATATTTACCATTCCTAACCCCGATGGTTTTGACATGCCTGCCTGGTGGGTGCTACCCGAAGGATTTGATCCTGCAAAAAAATATGGAGTTGTGTTCCAAATTTATGGGGGTCCTGACAGTAAAAATGTGAACAATCGCTACACCAATCCGCAAGAGAATTACCTTACAGAAAATGGGATTATCCGTTTTGCTGTTGACCATCGAGGTTCAGGGCATTTTGGCAAAAAGGGCCTGAATGAATTTTACGGTCATTTGGGAAGCATCGATATTCAGGATTATATTGTGGCAGTAAAATGGTTGATTGCACAAGGTTTTGTTGATGAAACTAAGATTGGCATCACCGGCGGAAGTTATGGCGGATACATGACCGCTATTGCCTTGACCAAGGGTTCGGATTACTTTACGCATGGTTTTGGGAGCTCTGCTGTTATTGATTGGCGATTGTACGACAATGTTTATACCGAGCGTTATATGGGCACGCTTGAAAAAAATAAGGATTTGTACGAAGCCGGAAATGTAAATAATTTCGCCGATCGTTTAAAAGGTAAATTATTTATGATTCACGGAACCATGGACGATAATGTTCACATGCAAAATATTATACAATTTGTTGATACCTTGACTGAGTTGAAAAAAGATTTTCAATTCATGTTATATCCAAATGGGCGACATGGCTGGGGCGGCAACAAAAGGGTTCATTCAACAAATTTACAGAAGCAGTTCTGGTTGGATAATTTAACTCCAGATAAATAA